One stretch of Microcebus murinus isolate Inina chromosome 12, M.murinus_Inina_mat1.0, whole genome shotgun sequence DNA includes these proteins:
- the LOC105876159 gene encoding histone H3.3A-like: MARTKQTAGKPTGGKAPRKQLATKAARKSAPSTGGVKKPHRYRPGTVALREIRRYQKSTELLIRKLPFQRLVREIAQDFKTDLRFQSAAIGALQEASEAYLVGLFEDTNLCAIHAKRVTIMPKDIQLARRIRGERA, translated from the coding sequence ATGGCTCGTACAAAGCAGACTGCCGGCAAACCGACCGGTGGGAAAGCACCCAGGAAGCAACTGGCTACAAAAGCCGCTCGTAAGAGTGCGCCCTCTACTGGAGGGGTGAAGAAACCTCATCGCTACAGGCCTGGTACAGTGGCACTCCGTGAAATTAGACGTTATCAGAAGTCCACTGAACTTCTGATTCGCAAACTTCCTTTCCAGCGTCTGGTGCGAGAAATTGCTCAGGACTTCAAAACAGATCTGCGCTTCCAGAGCGCAGCTATTGGTGCTTTGCAGGAGGCAAGTGAGGCCTATCTGGTTGGCCTTTTTGAAGACACCAATCTGTGTGCTATCCATGCCAAACGTGTAACAATTATGCCAAAAGACATCCAGCTAGCACGCCGCATACGTGGAGAACGTGCTTAA